A portion of the Stigmatella aurantiaca DW4/3-1 genome contains these proteins:
- a CDS encoding chemotaxis protein CheA has product MDLADFLPAYLSEVEELMSAARAHLLALEKAVRQSVTRPRTVRDLFRALHTIKGLSAMIDVEPIVSIAHWMEAALRHADQAGGQLPDSSIELLLEGLSAIEQRVRQLAGGKPVGEAPRELLERLEGLESAAQGRTGPKPVATLELDPLLAQKVSPAEQAQLSAGAAAGRRAVRLDYVPSAERSTQGLTINSIRERVSRLAELVKVLPVSGPTPGGGNLTFVLLVLTDAEDAALLEALGGPPATVRLLLLPTASAPPPGPAAQAVTPAPVTAPIQVPATADALLPEEDLPFEELRRGTGILRVEVPRLDDALERLAALVVNRSKLTRAVADLTAAGVPTRDLLQVLQENARLLRDLRASILHLRMVRVRDVLERMPLLVRGLRRATGKQVRLELDVGDAELDKAVADRILPALVHLVRNAMDHAIESPAQRRAAGKPEEGVLRLGCHTRVNGRLELSVSDDGRGVDAAAVAARAGGPVPSASEELLELLCRPGLSTRQSADSTSGRGMGMDIVKRIVVEQLGGELGLETRPGQGTTFTLSVPLTITIVDAFIFECAALRYAVAVSTVEEIIEVDPSRVVHPPGEHEGGTALVERRGVAVPLVSLEQLLRRESGRTGLAPKAFIVRQRGTPVAFAVDRLLGQQEIVLRPLEDPLVQVPGVAGATDLGDGQPTLVLDLPALGAARGTGARSGWTGREATA; this is encoded by the coding sequence GTGGATCTGGCAGACTTCCTGCCTGCGTATCTGTCCGAAGTCGAAGAGTTGATGAGCGCCGCCCGCGCGCACCTGCTCGCGCTGGAGAAGGCGGTCCGGCAGAGCGTCACCCGGCCTCGCACCGTCCGAGACTTGTTCCGGGCCCTGCACACCATCAAGGGCCTGTCGGCGATGATCGACGTGGAGCCCATCGTCTCCATCGCGCACTGGATGGAGGCGGCTCTGCGCCATGCGGACCAGGCCGGAGGCCAGCTTCCCGATTCCAGCATCGAGCTGTTGCTGGAGGGGTTGAGCGCCATCGAGCAGCGGGTGCGCCAGCTCGCGGGCGGCAAGCCGGTGGGGGAGGCGCCCCGGGAGCTCCTGGAGCGGCTGGAGGGGCTGGAGTCCGCCGCCCAGGGCCGCACGGGCCCGAAGCCCGTGGCCACCTTGGAGCTGGATCCCTTGCTGGCCCAGAAGGTCTCCCCGGCCGAGCAGGCCCAGCTCTCCGCGGGCGCCGCCGCGGGCCGCCGGGCGGTGAGGCTGGACTACGTTCCTTCCGCCGAGCGCTCCACCCAGGGGCTCACCATCAACTCCATCCGGGAGCGGGTCAGCCGCCTCGCGGAGCTGGTCAAGGTGCTGCCCGTGTCAGGCCCCACGCCCGGGGGCGGCAACCTCACCTTCGTGCTGCTCGTCCTCACCGATGCGGAGGACGCGGCGTTGCTCGAGGCCCTCGGTGGCCCGCCCGCGACGGTGCGCCTGCTGCTTTTGCCCACCGCGTCGGCGCCCCCTCCCGGGCCGGCCGCCCAGGCCGTGACCCCCGCGCCGGTGACGGCCCCCATCCAGGTGCCCGCCACCGCCGATGCGCTCCTGCCGGAGGAGGACCTTCCCTTCGAGGAGCTTCGCCGGGGCACGGGCATCCTCCGCGTGGAGGTGCCCCGCCTCGATGACGCGCTGGAGCGGCTGGCCGCGCTCGTCGTCAACCGCTCGAAGCTGACGCGGGCGGTGGCGGACCTCACGGCGGCGGGGGTGCCCACCCGGGATCTGCTCCAGGTCCTTCAGGAGAACGCGCGGCTGCTGCGGGACTTGCGCGCCTCCATCCTCCACCTGCGCATGGTGCGCGTGAGGGATGTGCTGGAGCGGATGCCCCTGTTGGTGCGCGGCCTGCGCCGCGCCACGGGCAAGCAGGTCCGGCTGGAGCTGGACGTGGGCGATGCGGAGCTGGACAAGGCGGTGGCGGACCGCATCCTCCCCGCGCTCGTCCACCTGGTGCGCAACGCCATGGACCACGCCATCGAGTCCCCCGCGCAGCGCCGCGCCGCCGGCAAGCCCGAGGAGGGCGTGCTGCGCCTGGGCTGCCACACGCGCGTCAATGGACGGCTCGAGCTGTCCGTGAGCGATGATGGCCGGGGCGTGGATGCCGCCGCGGTGGCCGCGCGTGCCGGGGGGCCAGTTCCCAGTGCCTCCGAGGAGCTGCTGGAGCTGCTGTGCCGCCCGGGCCTCTCGACCCGGCAGTCCGCGGACTCCACGAGCGGGCGCGGCATGGGCATGGACATCGTCAAGCGCATCGTCGTCGAGCAACTCGGCGGCGAACTGGGCCTGGAGACGCGCCCGGGGCAGGGGACGACGTTCACCCTGTCCGTGCCGCTCACCATCACCATCGTGGATGCCTTCATCTTCGAGTGCGCCGCCCTGCGCTACGCCGTGGCCGTGAGCACCGTGGAGGAGATCATCGAAGTGGATCCCTCCCGCGTCGTCCACCCGCCCGGAGAGCACGAAGGGGGCACGGCGCTGGTGGAGCGCCGGGGCGTGGCTGTCCCCCTGGTGTCCCTGGAGCAGTTGCTGCGCCGGGAGAGCGGGCGGACGGGGTTGGCGCCCAAGGCGTTCATCGTCCGGCAGCGCGGCACGCCCGTGGCCTTCGCCGTGGACCGGCTGCTCGGCCAGCAAGAGATTGTCCTGAGGCCGCTGGAAGATCCGCTCGTCCAGGTGCCGGGCGTCGCGGGTGCCACGGATCTCGGGGATGGACAGCCCACGCTGGTGTTGGATCTGCCCGCGCTGGGTGCGGCAAGAGGAACAGGCGCCCGTTCCGGATGGACGGGCAGAGAGGCCACGGCATGA
- a CDS encoding chemotaxis protein CheW: MSALHVVFKVAGGEYIIPASDVLQMESFTGATPVPGAPAHVAGLVQVRGRVVPVVDARARFGMPAAERTLDSRVVVGQLGARVVGLLVDSAREVMKLAPEQLQPPPPLVAEQSRGFVKAVAQVGSRLVMLIDFPRVIGEEKPQ, translated from the coding sequence ATGAGTGCGCTGCACGTCGTGTTCAAGGTGGCCGGCGGGGAGTACATCATCCCCGCCTCGGATGTGTTGCAGATGGAGTCCTTCACGGGCGCCACGCCCGTGCCGGGGGCGCCCGCGCACGTGGCGGGGCTGGTGCAGGTGCGCGGCCGGGTGGTGCCGGTGGTGGATGCGCGGGCGCGCTTCGGGATGCCCGCGGCGGAGCGGACGTTGGATTCGCGGGTGGTGGTGGGGCAGCTCGGCGCACGCGTCGTGGGGTTGCTCGTGGACAGCGCGCGCGAGGTGATGAAGCTTGCCCCCGAGCAGCTTCAGCCCCCGCCCCCCCTGGTGGCTGAGCAGTCCAGGGGCTTCGTCAAGGCCGTGGCCCAGGTGGGCTCGCGGCTGGTGATGCTCATCGATTTCCCCCGGGTCATCGGGGAGGAGAAGCCTCAATGA
- a CDS encoding methyl-accepting chemotaxis protein produces MKSKGVNGVTGLEAARVLAETVGNFVREGTGALLEVEQITSRLASSGNEQAAASDQVRAAIEAVATGVEQTGTSLQELVRSQRTVNDSAKAVQQEAEQTAGAMQELTASITAVRKDAAALASSAESTAATLEETARSVKGVSINAEDLAASSEEMLASLTELNATVTDLVARNQSNASATDEVAATVEQMSKGLARLSTDAQGVGERIATMSKAVVGIGQTLGNLSRDATSMAASVEETASTTEELARSVRGVAESARTLETASATTASTVTEVAASVEEVAATAEKNAATVDANAATIEQMARSSQVVARSAEQINTLAATSATASSQLETSMRRIAQRAEEARAHGDRVSATAREGGATVARSIAGFGRIRQSITESSGVMKEMGRRAEEIGDIVQTINLIADRTNLLSLNASIEAARAGEHGRGFAVVAEEIRALADRAAAASADVAKIVRGLQNTARDAAVATGEGVRAADEGASLAADAERALSSILKGVDELGTAVREVARDTGEQSQAVQALAQATARVSEQGRLIASSAAEQAQAAQALSKGASEMRRMAKQTTQATGEQARALREAVRSNGQLAESAEKVARAVQEQSTAATELAKTASQLRSLVQQVSSAVAGQSKEVSGVGTVAQEVASAIQRTLSALAEQSKGASEVAKAMDDTRKQVAQSAKAVAEQGRAVKQSETAARQVAKLASELTRAADEQGQALVSLSRSGDEVRRVARQTARALDEQAVAVSALTQSANQQAVGVAAVARATAEQAGMSEQISRAVEDMRSRAREIATTAAQQARGTATTVGEVKEVTARLAQLSKLQGEQAEHVSRLHGLLGGTRPPEAKPARVTPEQP; encoded by the coding sequence ATGAAGTCCAAGGGTGTGAATGGCGTGACGGGGTTGGAGGCGGCGCGCGTGCTCGCCGAGACGGTGGGGAACTTCGTGCGGGAAGGCACCGGGGCCCTGTTGGAGGTGGAGCAGATCACCTCGCGGCTGGCTTCCAGTGGCAATGAGCAGGCCGCCGCCAGCGACCAGGTGCGGGCCGCCATCGAGGCGGTGGCCACCGGCGTGGAGCAGACGGGCACTTCCCTCCAGGAACTGGTGCGCTCGCAGCGCACGGTGAACGACTCCGCCAAGGCCGTGCAGCAAGAGGCCGAGCAGACCGCCGGGGCGATGCAGGAGCTGACGGCCTCCATCACCGCAGTGCGCAAGGATGCCGCCGCGCTGGCCTCCTCCGCGGAGAGCACCGCGGCCACGCTGGAGGAGACGGCCCGCTCGGTGAAGGGGGTGAGCATCAACGCGGAGGATCTCGCCGCCTCCAGCGAGGAGATGCTGGCGTCCCTGACGGAGCTGAACGCCACGGTGACGGACCTGGTGGCGCGCAACCAGTCGAACGCCTCGGCCACCGATGAAGTGGCCGCCACCGTGGAGCAGATGTCCAAGGGGCTGGCCCGGCTGTCCACGGATGCGCAAGGGGTGGGCGAGCGCATCGCCACGATGTCGAAGGCCGTGGTGGGCATTGGCCAGACGCTGGGCAACCTCTCGCGGGATGCCACCAGCATGGCCGCCAGCGTGGAGGAGACGGCCTCCACCACCGAGGAGCTGGCGCGCTCGGTGCGCGGGGTGGCCGAGAGCGCCCGGACGCTGGAGACCGCTTCGGCCACCACCGCCTCGACGGTGACGGAGGTGGCCGCCAGCGTGGAGGAGGTCGCCGCGACGGCCGAGAAGAACGCGGCCACCGTGGACGCCAACGCCGCCACCATCGAGCAGATGGCCCGCTCCTCCCAGGTGGTGGCCCGCAGCGCGGAGCAGATCAACACCCTGGCGGCCACCAGCGCCACGGCCTCCAGCCAGCTGGAGACGTCCATGCGGCGCATCGCCCAGCGGGCCGAGGAGGCCCGGGCCCATGGGGATCGGGTGAGCGCCACCGCGCGGGAAGGCGGCGCCACCGTGGCCCGCTCCATCGCCGGCTTTGGCCGCATCCGCCAGTCCATCACCGAGTCCTCCGGGGTGATGAAGGAGATGGGCCGGCGCGCCGAGGAGATCGGCGACATCGTCCAGACCATCAACCTCATCGCCGACCGCACCAACCTGCTGTCGCTCAATGCCAGCATCGAGGCGGCCCGCGCGGGCGAGCACGGGCGCGGCTTCGCGGTGGTGGCCGAGGAGATTCGCGCCTTGGCGGACCGGGCGGCGGCGGCCAGCGCGGACGTGGCGAAGATCGTCCGGGGCTTGCAGAACACCGCGCGCGATGCGGCGGTGGCCACGGGCGAGGGCGTGCGCGCGGCGGACGAGGGTGCCTCGCTCGCGGCGGACGCAGAGCGGGCGCTCTCCTCCATCCTCAAGGGCGTGGACGAGCTGGGGACGGCGGTGCGCGAGGTGGCCCGGGACACCGGGGAGCAATCGCAGGCGGTGCAGGCGCTCGCGCAGGCCACCGCCCGGGTGAGCGAGCAGGGCCGGCTCATTGCCTCCTCGGCCGCGGAGCAGGCCCAGGCGGCGCAGGCCCTGTCCAAGGGCGCCTCGGAGATGCGGCGCATGGCCAAGCAGACCACCCAGGCCACGGGCGAACAAGCGCGCGCGCTGCGCGAAGCGGTGCGCTCCAATGGACAGCTCGCCGAGTCCGCCGAGAAGGTCGCCCGCGCGGTGCAGGAGCAGTCCACGGCGGCCACCGAGCTGGCGAAGACGGCCTCCCAGCTGCGCTCCCTGGTGCAGCAGGTGAGCTCGGCCGTGGCGGGGCAGAGCAAGGAAGTGTCGGGCGTGGGGACCGTGGCCCAGGAGGTGGCCTCCGCCATCCAGCGCACCCTGTCCGCGCTCGCGGAGCAGTCCAAGGGCGCCTCGGAGGTGGCCAAGGCCATGGACGATACGCGCAAGCAGGTGGCGCAGTCCGCCAAGGCCGTGGCCGAGCAGGGCCGCGCGGTGAAGCAGAGCGAGACGGCGGCGCGCCAGGTGGCGAAGCTGGCCTCGGAGCTGACCCGGGCCGCGGACGAGCAGGGCCAGGCGTTGGTGTCCCTGTCGCGCAGTGGCGACGAGGTCCGGCGGGTGGCCCGGCAGACCGCGCGCGCGTTGGATGAGCAGGCGGTGGCCGTGAGCGCCCTCACCCAGTCCGCCAACCAGCAGGCCGTCGGTGTGGCGGCCGTGGCGCGCGCCACGGCAGAGCAAGCGGGCATGAGCGAGCAGATCTCCCGGGCCGTGGAGGACATGCGCTCCCGGGCGCGCGAGATCGCCACCACCGCGGCGCAACAGGCGCGCGGCACGGCCACCACCGTGGGCGAGGTGAAGGAAGTGACGGCGCGGCTGGCCCAGCTGTCGAAGCTTCAGGGTGAACAGGCAGAGCACGTGTCCCGGCTCCATGGCTTGCTGGGGGGCACCCGGCCGCCCGAGGCCAAGCCGGCCCGCGTGACCCCGGAGCAGCCGTGA
- a CDS encoding HEAT repeat domain-containing protein has translation MRAVHHPLSLSSEDRARVEAVEALSRRGPASLEALLQELDTPSWAVRRAVIGALARMGTPAVVPLCEVLRGARGSEAGLAAAVDALVASTGEVDEPVIALGDDSNPAVICDAAQVLGRRRSRRAVPLLATLTMHADDNVAVAAIEALGRIGGGAAVNALLAALGSGNFFRIFPAIDVLGRSGDPSVVPPLLGLLADPFYMSEAARALGRTGQEAAVPALVGLLQRGSDSVVRVAAVALVEIHEAQVQRFGGARLVRLALRGRPELAELGRKLARCLTGADASEKAALSRLMGWAGGVEAAAGLVAMLDAEPSVARAAASALQEMGPEADVPLLQALREGDSARRLLLLPLVNRRSAAVQDVVLCLGDEDPSVRVLAADTLSRLGEPGAVRYLFERLADEDPRVMQAAVGAIQSLGSDETEALALEAAGSTDVRKRRASLRIISYFGYSRGLDVLLRAMRETDERLRDAAIYGLPFIDDPRAVDALLEAARHDSERTRAAAMRALGQTEKDARVTSCLLGGLADKDPWVRYYACQSLGKLNEEAAADAIVALADDEAGQVRVAVVDALAHLHTENALKALRRAAIAGDSDVRRAALLGLGVSKRPDALPVLLEAVQSEDPATRLVALSAVAEYDTQETVSVLMRAATDVDESVRSAAVGFLATRPGMPATQALVSLLGESSLRERVVSALSLMTEGRIPGLLSALEVAEESQAPLLVAALARMQRADARAALLSALTTGSPAGRRAVAVAVGAINTLEAREALQEASAHDPDPDVRQACLQALSR, from the coding sequence GTGAGGGCCGTTCATCATCCCCTGTCCCTGTCGAGCGAGGACCGCGCCCGGGTGGAGGCGGTGGAGGCCCTCTCGCGCCGCGGCCCCGCCAGCCTGGAGGCGCTCCTCCAGGAGCTGGACACGCCAAGCTGGGCGGTGCGCCGGGCCGTGATTGGCGCGCTGGCGCGCATGGGAACGCCCGCGGTGGTGCCGCTGTGCGAGGTGCTGCGCGGCGCGCGCGGGAGCGAAGCCGGACTGGCCGCCGCCGTGGACGCGCTGGTGGCTTCCACCGGCGAGGTGGACGAGCCGGTCATCGCGCTGGGCGACGACTCCAACCCCGCCGTCATTTGCGATGCCGCCCAGGTCCTGGGCCGCCGCCGGAGCCGGCGCGCGGTGCCGCTGCTGGCAACGCTGACGATGCACGCGGATGACAACGTGGCGGTGGCCGCCATCGAGGCCCTGGGCCGCATCGGCGGCGGCGCCGCGGTGAACGCGCTGCTGGCGGCGCTGGGCAGCGGCAACTTCTTCCGGATCTTCCCCGCCATCGATGTGCTGGGCCGCTCCGGGGATCCCTCCGTGGTGCCCCCGCTGCTGGGGTTGCTGGCGGACCCCTTCTATATGTCCGAGGCGGCGCGGGCCCTGGGCCGCACGGGCCAGGAGGCGGCGGTGCCCGCGCTGGTGGGGCTGCTCCAGCGAGGCTCGGACTCGGTGGTGCGCGTGGCGGCGGTGGCGTTGGTGGAGATCCACGAGGCGCAGGTTCAGCGCTTTGGCGGCGCGCGGCTGGTGCGCTTGGCGCTGCGCGGCCGGCCGGAGCTGGCGGAGCTGGGGCGCAAGCTCGCCCGGTGCCTGACGGGCGCCGACGCCTCGGAAAAGGCGGCGCTCTCGCGGCTGATGGGGTGGGCGGGCGGGGTGGAGGCGGCCGCGGGCCTGGTGGCGATGCTGGACGCCGAGCCCTCCGTGGCCCGCGCCGCGGCCAGCGCGCTCCAGGAGATGGGCCCCGAGGCGGACGTGCCGCTGCTCCAGGCCCTGCGGGAGGGCGACAGCGCCCGGCGGCTGTTGTTGCTGCCCCTGGTGAACCGGCGCTCGGCGGCGGTGCAGGACGTGGTGCTGTGTCTGGGGGATGAGGACCCCTCGGTGCGGGTGCTCGCGGCCGATACCCTCTCGCGCCTGGGCGAGCCCGGCGCCGTGCGCTACCTGTTCGAGCGCCTGGCGGACGAGGACCCCCGGGTGATGCAGGCGGCGGTGGGCGCCATCCAGTCGCTCGGCAGCGACGAGACGGAGGCGCTGGCGCTCGAGGCGGCGGGCTCCACGGATGTGCGCAAGCGGCGCGCGTCCCTGCGCATCATCTCCTACTTCGGGTACTCGCGCGGGCTGGATGTGCTGCTGCGTGCCATGCGCGAGACGGATGAGCGGCTCAGGGACGCGGCCATCTATGGCCTGCCCTTCATCGACGATCCACGCGCGGTGGATGCGCTGCTGGAGGCGGCGCGCCACGACTCGGAGCGCACCCGCGCGGCCGCGATGCGGGCCCTGGGGCAGACGGAGAAGGATGCCCGGGTGACGTCCTGTCTGCTGGGAGGCCTCGCCGACAAGGATCCCTGGGTGCGCTACTACGCGTGCCAGTCGTTGGGGAAGCTCAACGAAGAGGCCGCCGCGGACGCCATCGTCGCACTGGCGGACGACGAGGCGGGCCAGGTGCGCGTGGCGGTGGTGGACGCGCTGGCCCACCTGCACACGGAGAACGCGCTGAAGGCCCTGCGGCGCGCGGCCATCGCGGGGGACTCGGACGTGCGCCGGGCGGCGCTCCTGGGGCTGGGTGTGTCCAAGCGTCCGGATGCGCTGCCGGTGCTGCTGGAGGCGGTCCAGTCGGAGGATCCGGCCACGCGGCTGGTGGCCCTCTCCGCCGTGGCGGAGTACGACACGCAGGAGACGGTCTCCGTCCTGATGCGCGCGGCGACGGATGTGGACGAGAGCGTGCGCAGCGCGGCGGTGGGCTTCCTGGCCACCCGCCCAGGCATGCCCGCGACCCAGGCCCTCGTCTCCCTGCTGGGGGAGTCCTCCTTGCGCGAGCGGGTGGTGAGTGCCCTGTCCTTGATGACGGAGGGGCGCATCCCCGGTTTGCTCTCGGCGCTGGAGGTGGCGGAGGAGAGCCAGGCGCCCCTGCTGGTGGCGGCCCTGGCGCGCATGCAGCGCGCGGACGCGCGTGCGGCGCTGCTGAGCGCGCTCACCACGGGCAGCCCCGCGGGGCGCCGGGCGGTGGCGGTGGCGGTGGGCGCCATCAACACGCTGGAGGCCCGGGAGGCGTTGCAAGAGGCGTCCGCCCATGATCCGGACCCCGACGTGCGCCAGGCGTGTTTGCAGGCACTGAGCCGCTGA
- a CDS encoding CheR family methyltransferase yields MASLALTPPVFVILAALIEQRAGLHYAPEDRELLADKVSSRALEAGFESLLDYYYFLRYDPAGPAALDALIDALLVHETYFFRDRLPLEVLVEEILVPRVRAGQRLRVWCAACSTGEEPLTLAMMLADRGALEHVRLVASDLSQRVLDRARRGEYNLRSMRALPAGIEGRYLDVVEGRPRVRAELVAAVDWRRVNLVDAAAISEMGRFDAILCRNVLIYFQDDMARRVVDSLAQALAPGAPLLVGTSESLMRFGTALVCEELRGAFFYVRPKESP; encoded by the coding sequence ATGGCCTCGCTGGCTCTCACGCCGCCGGTTTTCGTGATCCTCGCCGCGCTCATCGAACAGCGCGCGGGGCTTCACTACGCGCCAGAAGACCGCGAACTGCTGGCGGACAAGGTGTCATCCCGGGCGCTCGAGGCCGGCTTCGAGTCGTTGCTCGATTACTATTATTTCCTTCGCTACGACCCCGCCGGGCCCGCGGCACTGGATGCCCTCATCGACGCGCTGCTGGTGCACGAGACATACTTCTTCCGGGACCGGTTGCCGCTGGAGGTCCTGGTGGAGGAGATCCTCGTTCCCCGGGTGCGCGCGGGGCAGCGGCTCCGGGTGTGGTGCGCGGCCTGTTCCACGGGCGAGGAGCCGCTGACGCTGGCGATGATGCTGGCGGACCGGGGGGCGCTGGAGCATGTCCGCCTGGTGGCGAGCGACTTGAGCCAGCGGGTGTTGGACCGGGCCCGGCGCGGGGAATACAACCTGCGCTCGATGCGGGCGCTGCCCGCGGGGATTGAAGGGCGCTACCTGGATGTCGTGGAAGGGCGCCCGCGTGTGCGCGCCGAGCTCGTCGCCGCGGTGGACTGGCGCCGGGTGAACCTGGTGGACGCGGCGGCCATCTCGGAGATGGGGCGCTTCGACGCCATCCTCTGCCGCAACGTGCTCATCTACTTTCAGGACGACATGGCGCGGCGGGTGGTGGATTCGCTCGCCCAGGCCCTCGCCCCCGGAGCGCCCCTGCTGGTGGGCACCTCCGAGTCCCTGATGCGCTTTGGCACCGCGCTGGTGTGCGAGGAGCTGCGCGGGGCCTTTTTCTATGTCCGGCCGAAGGAGAGTCCTTGA
- the cheB gene encoding chemotaxis-specific protein-glutamate methyltransferase CheB — translation MDAPIRVLVVDDSAFARKVLRQVLTAAQGVQVVDTARDGLDALEKISELRPDVVTLDLLMPHLDGLGVLKALAAMPSPPRVVVVSTAEEESELAVSALQTGAVELVHKPTALATERLYEMGAELVAKVRTAASAVARPGMEEPVPVKSKAAPVTGTFQKVVVVGTSTGGPAALGRLMSALPEDFPVPLALALHIPPGYTEALARRLDKQSALEVVEASEGVELKPGRAVLAQAGMHLLLNRKGHSAWASLATEPVATAHHPSVDVLFQSAVAGWGRNVVGVVLTGMGDDGLAGARAIHAAGGQVLTESAESCVVYGMPRVVVEAGLSHASAPIERMAALLARSVR, via the coding sequence ATGGATGCCCCCATCCGGGTGTTGGTGGTGGATGACTCGGCGTTCGCGCGCAAGGTGCTGCGGCAGGTGCTCACCGCCGCGCAGGGCGTGCAGGTGGTGGACACCGCGCGGGATGGATTGGATGCGCTGGAGAAGATCTCCGAGCTGCGCCCGGACGTCGTCACGCTGGATCTGTTGATGCCGCACCTGGACGGGCTCGGGGTGTTGAAGGCGCTGGCCGCGATGCCCTCGCCGCCGCGCGTGGTGGTGGTGAGCACCGCGGAGGAAGAGAGCGAGCTGGCGGTGAGCGCCCTTCAGACGGGCGCGGTGGAGCTGGTGCACAAGCCCACGGCGCTCGCCACGGAGCGCCTCTACGAGATGGGCGCGGAGTTGGTGGCCAAGGTCCGCACGGCGGCCTCCGCCGTGGCGCGTCCGGGCATGGAGGAGCCCGTCCCGGTGAAGTCGAAGGCCGCGCCGGTTACGGGAACCTTCCAAAAGGTGGTGGTGGTGGGGACCTCCACGGGAGGCCCGGCCGCGCTGGGCCGGTTGATGTCGGCACTGCCGGAGGACTTTCCCGTACCGCTGGCGCTCGCGCTGCACATTCCCCCGGGCTACACGGAGGCGCTGGCGCGCCGGCTCGACAAGCAGAGCGCGCTGGAGGTGGTGGAGGCCTCGGAAGGGGTGGAGCTGAAGCCGGGCCGGGCCGTGCTCGCCCAGGCGGGGATGCACCTGCTGCTCAACCGCAAGGGCCACAGCGCCTGGGCGAGCTTGGCGACGGAGCCCGTGGCCACGGCCCACCACCCCTCGGTGGATGTTCTCTTCCAGAGCGCGGTGGCGGGGTGGGGCCGGAACGTGGTGGGCGTGGTGCTCACCGGCATGGGCGATGATGGGCTGGCGGGCGCGCGCGCCATCCACGCCGCGGGGGGCCAGGTGCTCACCGAGTCCGCCGAGTCCTGTGTGGTGTACGGCATGCCCCGCGTGGTGGTGGAGGCGGGCCTGTCGCACGCCAGCGCTCCGATAGAGCGCATGGCGGCGCTGCTGGCGCGCTCCGTGCGCTGA
- a CDS encoding sensor histidine kinase: MSEPPSKKRTRRTPPASGKSADGPADASLSSPLGEEAPPAAAPLPGAQAGNGDPAEPALTRERLRLCMEAAQLGTWDWPLAAGRIHWSENIASLLGGVPGGPGDTYEAFLQRVLAEDRSRFAQQVAAALEKPSAFDAEFRVYVPEGAPRWMHARARVLAENGRAVRMLGVLRDITLEKKAEEESRRATDFQEQLLGIVSHDIRSPLGAIISWARIMAVGGPPPEEQQRTFRRITSAALRIERLTRLLLDFARAQLGGGIILEPRRADMHELLQQVSHQFRVAYADRSLVCEKEGEDTGGMWDPDRLAQVVSNLLENALKYSPPDTPVRLTARARKEHVVLEVHNQGKPVPPELMPQLFEPFRSGPQASRTAKTSYGLGLYIVREIVRAHGGTIEVRSGIEEGTTFTVSLPRLPPVAAELMRRPAPVGPKKP; this comes from the coding sequence ATGTCCGAGCCCCCCTCCAAGAAGCGCACACGGCGCACCCCTCCAGCCTCGGGAAAGTCCGCTGACGGCCCAGCAGACGCCTCCCTGTCCTCCCCTCTGGGGGAGGAGGCTCCTCCGGCGGCCGCACCGCTTCCGGGCGCCCAGGCTGGAAACGGGGACCCCGCGGAGCCAGCGCTGACCCGGGAGCGGCTGCGGCTGTGCATGGAGGCGGCCCAGTTGGGCACGTGGGACTGGCCGCTGGCGGCCGGGCGCATCCACTGGTCCGAGAACATCGCCTCGCTGCTGGGGGGCGTGCCGGGAGGGCCCGGAGACACCTACGAGGCCTTCCTCCAGCGCGTGCTCGCCGAGGACCGGTCCCGCTTCGCCCAGCAGGTGGCCGCCGCGCTGGAGAAGCCCTCGGCCTTCGACGCCGAGTTCCGCGTCTACGTGCCCGAGGGCGCCCCGCGCTGGATGCACGCCCGGGCACGGGTGCTGGCCGAGAACGGCCGGGCGGTGAGGATGCTGGGGGTGCTCCGGGACATCACCCTGGAGAAGAAGGCGGAGGAGGAATCCCGCCGCGCCACGGACTTCCAGGAGCAACTGCTGGGCATTGTCAGCCACGACATTCGCAGCCCGCTGGGGGCCATCATCTCCTGGGCGCGCATCATGGCCGTGGGCGGCCCGCCCCCCGAGGAGCAGCAGCGCACCTTCCGGCGCATCACCTCCGCGGCGCTGCGCATCGAGCGGCTCACCCGCCTGCTCTTGGACTTCGCCCGGGCCCAGCTCGGCGGGGGCATCATCCTGGAGCCCCGCCGGGCGGACATGCACGAGCTGCTCCAGCAGGTCAGCCACCAGTTCCGGGTGGCCTACGCGGACCGCTCCCTGGTGTGCGAGAAGGAGGGGGAGGACACCGGGGGCATGTGGGACCCGGACCGGCTGGCGCAGGTGGTCTCCAACCTGCTGGAGAACGCGCTCAAGTACAGCCCACCGGACACGCCCGTGCGGCTGACGGCCCGGGCGCGCAAGGAGCACGTGGTGCTCGAGGTGCACAACCAGGGCAAGCCCGTGCCGCCCGAGCTGATGCCCCAGCTCTTCGAGCCCTTTCGCAGCGGCCCCCAGGCCTCGCGCACGGCGAAGACGAGCTACGGGCTGGGGCTCTACATCGTCCGGGAGATCGTCCGCGCCCATGGGGGCACCATCGAGGTGCGCTCCGGCATCGAGGAGGGCACCACCTTCACCGTGAGCCTGCCCCGCCTGCCCCCCGTGGCGGCGGAGCTGATGCGCCGCCCCGCGCCGGTGGGGCCGAAAAAGCCCTGA